In one Candidatus Binatia bacterium genomic region, the following are encoded:
- a CDS encoding hybrid sensor histidine kinase/response regulator codes for MGEERASLLIVDDERGPAESLRMIFKPSYDVFTASGGQQALDILHSTPIDVVTLDLRMPAMSGVEVMERIKEFDPDVEVIVVTGYSSLDSAIRGLRHGVFDYISKPFDVPQISDLVRRALARRRANLRARRAKEDFLANLSHELRTPLSAIIGYSSILTEELERVVDPDQRAALDRIQANSYDLLNLVEGVLLLNALDAGEITLNIEAFDVGDMARRAIEKFQASANEKRLSMHLENDATDFMTVTDEGKLERIVCALLDNAVKFTQAGTVSVAIRRATQPAALEIEIADTGLGMEHETIAQALEGLTQGDSSPRRRFRGLGLGLRMATRLIDLLGGSLQIRSELGHGTHVTITIPSRQNALSRSLH; via the coding sequence ATGGGTGAAGAAAGAGCATCCCTTCTGATCGTCGATGACGAGCGGGGCCCGGCCGAGTCCCTGCGTATGATTTTCAAGCCATCGTATGATGTCTTCACGGCGAGTGGCGGCCAGCAGGCGCTCGATATTCTGCATTCGACGCCGATCGACGTTGTGACCTTGGACCTCCGCATGCCGGCAATGTCCGGAGTCGAGGTCATGGAGCGGATCAAGGAATTCGATCCCGACGTCGAGGTCATCGTGGTGACCGGCTACAGTTCGCTCGACTCCGCGATCCGAGGACTTCGACACGGAGTATTCGACTACATCTCAAAACCATTCGACGTACCGCAAATCTCCGATCTCGTGCGCCGGGCGTTGGCACGCCGGCGTGCCAACCTGCGTGCCCGCCGTGCCAAAGAAGACTTTCTGGCAAATCTGTCACACGAGTTGCGCACCCCGCTGAGTGCCATCATTGGCTACAGCTCCATTCTGACCGAGGAACTGGAGAGGGTAGTCGACCCGGATCAACGCGCCGCACTCGACCGGATCCAGGCCAACTCTTACGACCTCCTCAACCTCGTCGAGGGCGTACTCCTGCTGAACGCCCTCGATGCCGGTGAAATCACCCTCAACATCGAAGCCTTCGACGTCGGCGATATGGCCAGGCGCGCTATCGAAAAATTTCAGGCGTCGGCGAATGAGAAAAGATTGTCGATGCATCTGGAAAACGACGCCACGGACTTCATGACTGTTACCGACGAGGGAAAGCTTGAACGGATCGTGTGCGCCCTGCTCGACAACGCCGTCAAGTTCACCCAGGCCGGCACGGTTTCGGTCGCCATCCGCCGTGCAACGCAACCTGCCGCACTCGAAATTGAGATCGCTGACACCGGACTCGGCATGGAGCACGAGACAATCGCCCAAGCCCTCGAAGGGCTCACCCAGGGAGACTCCTCTCCGCGGCGGCGCTTTCGGGGTCTCGGGTTGGGCCTGCGGATGGCAACTCGCTTGATCGACCTCTTGGGCGGGAGCCTACAGATCCGCAGCGAGCTGGGACACGGCACGCACGTCACTATCACGATCCCTTCGCGCCAGAACGCGTTGAGCCGGTCCCTCCACTGA
- the cofH gene encoding 5-amino-6-(D-ribitylamino)uracil--L-tyrosine 4-hydroxyphenyl transferase CofH, giving the protein MLMNQLRELVHDTRPLEAVIAAAQPRIAGILERSLARMELDFDDGLALLHAQGPDLLALIRTADFVRSADVGPVVTYIVNRNINFTNVCFVGCQFCAFARHRKDTDARTDDTEQVLSKVQEAVDRGATEICMQGGINPEMEAFQYRDLLLAIKARFPAIHMHAFSPMEIMYGARRTGMNYRDYITMLKDAGLGTIPGTAAEILDDQVREVLSHKKVDVRTWVEIITTAHRVGVPTTATLMYGHIEKPEHIVRHVELLRSIQKDTGGFTEFVPLRFIHTYTALYQRGLVDPPPKGAVDMRLYAFARLMLRGAIDNLQTSWVKLGTELAQMSLKAGCNDFGGTLMEEQISKSAGADAGEYLPAESIRTLIETAGRTPEERTTTYGRVSANTAHGTSDSAGWRGGRGALLAGPQLAS; this is encoded by the coding sequence ATGTTGATGAATCAACTCCGAGAGCTGGTGCACGACACACGACCGCTCGAAGCCGTCATTGCCGCCGCCCAGCCACGGATCGCCGGGATTCTGGAACGGTCCCTCGCGCGCATGGAACTCGACTTCGACGACGGCCTCGCGCTCCTCCATGCGCAGGGCCCCGACCTGCTCGCCCTGATTCGCACGGCTGATTTCGTACGGTCGGCAGACGTGGGTCCCGTCGTCACCTACATCGTCAACCGCAACATCAACTTCACCAACGTGTGTTTCGTCGGCTGCCAGTTCTGCGCCTTCGCGCGCCACCGGAAAGATACCGACGCGCGCACCGACGATACCGAACAGGTGTTGTCCAAAGTCCAGGAAGCCGTCGATCGCGGCGCCACCGAGATTTGCATGCAGGGGGGTATCAACCCCGAGATGGAGGCGTTTCAATACCGCGACTTGCTTCTGGCGATAAAGGCCCGCTTCCCCGCGATCCACATGCACGCTTTCTCGCCGATGGAAATCATGTACGGTGCGCGCCGCACCGGCATGAACTATCGCGACTACATCACCATGCTGAAAGATGCCGGGCTCGGAACCATTCCCGGCACGGCGGCCGAGATACTCGATGATCAGGTGCGCGAGGTCCTCAGCCACAAGAAGGTCGATGTCCGGACCTGGGTTGAAATCATCACGACGGCACACCGTGTCGGCGTGCCGACCACGGCCACCTTGATGTATGGGCATATCGAGAAACCGGAGCACATTGTCCGCCATGTCGAGCTGTTGCGTTCCATCCAGAAGGATACGGGTGGTTTCACCGAATTCGTGCCGCTCCGATTCATCCATACCTACACCGCGCTGTATCAGAGGGGTCTGGTCGACCCGCCGCCGAAAGGCGCGGTCGACATGCGCCTGTACGCTTTCGCACGCTTGATGCTGCGCGGAGCGATCGACAACTTGCAAACATCATGGGTAAAACTCGGAACCGAGCTCGCACAAATGAGCCTGAAGGCAGGCTGCAACGATTTCGGCGGCACGCTGATGGAAGAGCAGATCTCCAAGTCCGCTGGAGCGGATGCCGGCGAGTATCTGCCTGCCGAGAGCATCCGCACACTCATCGAGACGGCCGGACGCACGCCGGAGGAGCGCACGACAACGTATGGCAGGGTCTCCGCAAACACGGCGCACGGAACGAGTGACAGTGCTGGCTGGAGGGGTGGGCGCGGCGCGCTTCTTGCGGGGCCTCAGCTCGCTTCTTGA
- a CDS encoding MaoC family dehydratase, with protein MCGVPGAAAAAAPISREILPFTAGACANVLPPGILSPPLPCCKSLQRADDMSRYFDDFTVGEVIKHWPGRTIRDFDDTWFTLMTMNTNPIHFDDHYASQSQHGKCLVNGILVFAIAVGMSVKDISQNAIANLEYENIRHLGPTFHGDTIYAETEILEKAESKSKPDRGVLYVETRAWNQHDARVLSLRRRVLIPKRGH; from the coding sequence ATGTGTGGAGTTCCTGGTGCAGCGGCTGCTGCAGCTCCCATAAGTCGCGAGATTCTCCCTTTCACCGCGGGCGCCTGCGCCAACGTACTTCCCCCGGGCATCTTGAGCCCGCCGCTTCCCTGCTGTAAGAGCCTGCAGAGGGCAGATGATATGAGCCGCTACTTCGATGACTTCACCGTTGGCGAGGTGATCAAGCACTGGCCGGGGCGCACCATCCGCGATTTCGACGACACCTGGTTCACGCTCATGACCATGAACACCAACCCCATCCACTTCGACGACCACTATGCCAGCCAATCACAGCACGGGAAGTGCCTAGTCAACGGCATCCTGGTGTTCGCCATCGCCGTCGGCATGAGCGTCAAGGACATCAGCCAAAACGCCATCGCCAATTTGGAATACGAGAACATCCGCCACCTGGGGCCCACTTTCCATGGCGACACGATCTACGCCGAGACCGAGATCCTTGAAAAGGCGGAATCAAAGAGCAAGCCCGATCGTGGCGTCCTCTACGTCGAGACCCGCGCCTGGAATCAACACGATGCGCGCGTGCTGTCGCTGCGCCGCCGCGTCCTGATCCCCAAACGGGGACACTGA
- the cofD gene encoding 2-phospho-L-lactate transferase, with the protein MLAGGVGAARFLRGLSSLLDPRSLTVIVNTGDDESFFGLHVSPDIDTVIYTLAGAINPLPGWGIRNDTFSCLGALNRFYDETWFQLGDRDLATHIFRTDALRRGKTLTEATATIAKAYGIRATVMPMTDALVRTFVDVAHRGPLPFQRYLVHGGGRGQVQRITLRGASQAHPTRGALAAVRRSTFVIIPPSNPLVSIGPIIALRGMRQALRTMRARVAAVSPIIAGAPVKGPLHHMLKGLGYEVSPVGVARLYRGLADVFVVDRRDAALAPRIAELGMRPVITDTLMTGTPASRRLAATVLSELRR; encoded by the coding sequence GTGCTGGCTGGAGGGGTGGGCGCGGCGCGCTTCTTGCGGGGCCTCAGCTCGCTTCTTGATCCACGTAGCCTCACCGTCATCGTCAACACCGGGGACGATGAGAGCTTCTTTGGGCTCCACGTTTCGCCGGACATCGACACCGTGATCTACACGCTCGCCGGCGCCATCAACCCGCTACCCGGCTGGGGGATCAGGAATGACACCTTTTCCTGCCTGGGCGCCCTGAATCGCTTCTACGACGAGACCTGGTTCCAACTCGGTGATAGAGACTTGGCGACGCACATTTTTCGCACCGACGCGCTGCGCCGGGGAAAGACACTGACGGAGGCCACTGCCACGATAGCCAAGGCCTACGGCATCCGTGCCACCGTGATGCCGATGACCGATGCGCTCGTTCGTACCTTCGTCGACGTGGCCCACCGCGGCCCCCTGCCCTTCCAACGCTACCTCGTGCACGGAGGCGGACGTGGACAAGTGCAACGGATCACCTTGCGCGGCGCATCCCAAGCGCATCCCACCCGTGGTGCGCTGGCCGCGGTCCGGCGATCCACCTTCGTCATCATTCCGCCAAGCAATCCGCTTGTCAGCATCGGTCCGATCATCGCGCTGCGCGGGATGCGCCAAGCGTTACGCACCATGCGAGCCCGCGTAGCGGCGGTCAGCCCCATCATCGCTGGCGCCCCGGTCAAGGGACCGTTGCATCACATGCTGAAGGGTCTTGGATACGAGGTCTCTCCCGTAGGGGTGGCCCGGCTGTACCGTGGCCTTGCCGACGTGTTCGTCGTCGACCGGCGCGACGCCGCTCTCGCACCCCGCATTGCGGAGTTGGGGATGCGTCCGGTAATCACAGACACGCTCATGACCGGTACCCCCGCGTCGCGTCGTCTGGCCGCAACCGTATTGTCCGAACTCCGGCGATGA
- the cofE gene encoding coenzyme F420-0:L-glutamate ligase → MTISITAIKGIPTVKPGDDLAAMILGALEAAGLKLHTGDVMVVCQKVVSKAEGRIVQLNQITPSSFAKQLAAETTDKDPRVVEVVLRETKRIVKMDRGHLITETGPGWICANAGVDESNGLGPESVVLLPVDPDASARHLRAAFRERTRADVAVVITDTFGRPWREGLVDFALGLAGMEALLDLRGQHDLNGRELHHTVMAQADALAAGAGLVMRKGDGIPAALVRGYDFIPAEGDAKRLIRAREFDLFR, encoded by the coding sequence ATGACCATCTCCATCACGGCAATCAAGGGCATCCCCACCGTCAAACCTGGCGATGATCTCGCCGCCATGATCTTGGGAGCACTGGAGGCTGCCGGACTGAAGCTCCACACCGGCGATGTCATGGTAGTCTGCCAAAAGGTGGTGTCGAAGGCCGAGGGCAGAATCGTCCAGCTCAACCAGATCACACCGTCATCCTTCGCCAAGCAACTCGCTGCCGAAACGACGGACAAAGATCCACGCGTCGTCGAGGTGGTGCTGCGTGAGACCAAGCGCATCGTCAAAATGGACCGCGGCCACCTGATCACCGAAACTGGTCCCGGCTGGATATGCGCCAATGCCGGAGTCGACGAGTCGAACGGTCTCGGTCCGGAGAGCGTGGTCCTCCTGCCTGTGGACCCTGATGCCTCCGCCCGTCACTTGCGAGCCGCCTTCCGGGAACGCACGCGAGCTGATGTTGCAGTCGTAATCACCGACACCTTCGGCCGGCCCTGGCGAGAAGGGCTCGTCGATTTCGCCCTCGGCCTCGCCGGCATGGAGGCCCTGTTGGACTTGCGCGGCCAGCACGACCTCAACGGTCGCGAGTTGCACCACACGGTGATGGCCCAGGCCGACGCCTTGGCTGCCGGAGCCGGACTGGTGATGCGCAAAGGCGACGGGATCCCTGCGGCGCTGGTACGTGGTTACGACTTCATCCCGGCGGAAGGCGACGCCAAGCGCCTCATCCGCGCCCGCGAGTTCGACTTGTTTCGCTAG
- a CDS encoding sigma-54 dependent transcriptional regulator: MVLKERFEPFAVASGQDGLDLLSSQPVDVVLLDILMPGLDGLEVLERIKELNLPAQVVMLTATKTVKTAVTAMKLGAFDYVTKPFDVDELLLIVDRAVESAALAREVDALRSEVGLRYSFESIVGNSPKLQAVLKSVSMVAPLKTTVLITGESGTGKELIAKALHYHSPRAHKPMITINCAAIPENLLESELFGHERGAFTDAYVKKVGQFELADQSTLFLDEIGEMNPATQAKILRVLEQSEFTRIGGTQPTQVDVRVIAATNRDLHQGMRDGNFRPDLYYRLNVVSVHLPSLRERREDLVPLVHHFLTTKSQGLGLPEKSFTAESLDLLMQYSWPGNVRELENLIERAMVLSQGLTMTADDLPQYLRNGNGHEHPVQQSVLRGETRLAEAVDQFEQELIRNALTQAQNNQTRAAEILGTTRRILKYKMDKLRIVALE; this comes from the coding sequence ATGGTGCTTAAAGAGCGCTTTGAGCCGTTCGCCGTCGCCTCGGGCCAAGACGGGCTTGATCTGCTTAGCAGCCAGCCCGTCGACGTTGTGCTCTTGGACATTCTCATGCCGGGACTGGATGGTCTGGAGGTTCTCGAGCGGATCAAGGAACTGAACCTGCCGGCGCAAGTCGTGATGTTGACCGCCACCAAGACCGTCAAGACCGCGGTAACCGCGATGAAGTTGGGCGCTTTCGACTACGTGACCAAGCCGTTTGACGTTGATGAGTTGCTGCTCATCGTTGATCGGGCGGTCGAGTCAGCGGCGCTGGCACGAGAAGTGGACGCGCTCCGCTCCGAGGTGGGGTTGCGATACAGCTTCGAGAGCATCGTTGGCAATTCCCCGAAACTACAGGCCGTCCTCAAGTCCGTTTCCATGGTGGCACCACTGAAAACCACCGTGCTCATCACCGGGGAGAGTGGTACCGGCAAAGAGCTGATTGCAAAGGCGCTGCACTACCACAGCCCGCGGGCTCACAAGCCCATGATAACGATCAATTGCGCCGCCATTCCGGAAAACCTCTTGGAGAGCGAGCTATTCGGACACGAGCGCGGGGCCTTCACCGATGCCTACGTCAAGAAGGTTGGACAGTTCGAGCTGGCCGATCAAAGCACGTTGTTCTTGGACGAAATTGGCGAGATGAATCCAGCGACTCAGGCCAAGATCCTGCGGGTCCTCGAACAGTCCGAATTCACCCGCATCGGAGGCACTCAGCCCACCCAGGTCGATGTCCGCGTGATCGCGGCGACCAACCGCGATCTGCACCAGGGAATGCGTGATGGTAACTTCCGTCCGGATCTCTACTACCGCTTGAACGTCGTCTCGGTCCACCTCCCCTCCTTGCGCGAGCGACGCGAGGATCTCGTTCCGCTGGTCCATCACTTCCTCACAACAAAATCACAGGGGCTTGGTTTGCCAGAAAAATCCTTCACTGCCGAGTCGCTTGACCTCCTGATGCAATACTCCTGGCCGGGCAACGTCCGAGAACTAGAGAATCTTATCGAACGAGCGATGGTTCTGTCGCAGGGCCTCACCATGACCGCCGACGACCTGCCGCAGTATCTTCGGAACGGGAATGGCCATGAACACCCGGTTCAGCAAAGCGTTCTCCGCGGCGAGACCAGGCTGGCCGAAGCCGTTGATCAATTTGAACAGGAATTGATCCGCAACGCCTTGACGCAAGCACAGAACAATCAAACCCGCGCCGCCGAGATCCTCGGCACCACCCGGCGCATTCTGAAGTATAAAATGGATAAGCTCCGCATCGTCGCTCTGGAGTAG
- the cofG gene encoding 7,8-didemethyl-8-hydroxy-5-deazariboflavin synthase CofG — MSSIVDAAAVPGRLCHTRAVVRAPLERALDGLAINDADAHALIAADAPDELSAILAVAGHVRTRTKGTVVTYSPKVFLPVTNLCRDRCSYCTFRSDPGDAHAWTMRPEEIRTDCRAGRLLGCIEALMCLGDKPELAFRSYRATLHGLGHTSTIGYVHQACEIALEEGLLPHTNAGVMSREEMAALKPVNVSMGLMLENVSPRLRCKGEAHYYAPDKDPERRLKMLQEAGDLGIPFTTGILLGIGETRAERVASLAAIRDLDRTYGHIQEVIIQNFRAKPTTVMAAHPEPETVDIALTIAVARLMLPDMNIQAPPNLSPYDHRLFLAAGINDWGGISPLTPDYVNPEAPWPHITTLAETCRTEGFLLRPRLPLYAEYLDRPGFLEPALRPIVAQRANERGVPSC; from the coding sequence ATGTCGAGCATCGTCGATGCCGCTGCGGTTCCGGGCCGCCTATGCCATACCCGTGCCGTGGTACGTGCCCCGCTCGAGCGGGCTTTGGACGGCCTGGCCATCAACGATGCCGATGCGCACGCATTGATCGCGGCCGACGCTCCCGATGAACTCAGCGCCATCCTCGCGGTCGCGGGACACGTGCGTACGCGCACGAAGGGAACCGTCGTCACCTATTCCCCCAAGGTATTTCTACCGGTCACCAACCTCTGCCGCGATCGGTGCTCGTACTGCACGTTCCGCAGCGATCCCGGCGACGCGCATGCGTGGACGATGCGCCCGGAGGAAATCCGCACCGACTGCCGCGCCGGACGTCTTCTCGGCTGCATCGAGGCGCTCATGTGCCTCGGAGACAAGCCGGAACTGGCGTTTCGTTCGTACCGCGCCACATTGCACGGGCTCGGACACACCAGTACTATCGGCTACGTGCATCAGGCCTGCGAGATCGCCTTGGAGGAGGGCTTGCTGCCTCACACCAACGCCGGGGTGATGAGTCGCGAGGAGATGGCTGCGCTCAAGCCCGTCAATGTCAGTATGGGGCTGATGTTGGAGAATGTCAGCCCGCGGCTGCGATGCAAGGGTGAAGCACACTACTATGCGCCGGACAAGGATCCGGAACGGCGCCTGAAGATGTTGCAGGAAGCCGGCGATCTCGGCATTCCCTTCACCACGGGCATCCTGCTGGGCATCGGTGAAACCCGCGCCGAGCGCGTCGCCAGTCTCGCCGCCATCCGTGACTTGGATCGGACCTACGGGCACATCCAAGAAGTGATCATCCAGAACTTCCGCGCCAAGCCCACAACGGTGATGGCGGCGCACCCGGAACCCGAAACCGTCGACATCGCCCTGACCATCGCCGTCGCACGACTGATGCTGCCTGACATGAACATTCAGGCCCCCCCTAACCTCAGCCCATACGATCACCGCTTGTTTCTCGCCGCGGGCATCAACGACTGGGGTGGCATCTCCCCACTGACCCCTGACTACGTGAACCCCGAGGCACCCTGGCCACACATCACCACGCTCGCGGAGACCTGCCGTACCGAGGGCTTTCTGCTGCGGCCACGCCTGCCGCTGTATGCGGAGTACCTCGACCGCCCAGGCTTCCTCGAACCTGCCTTGCGCCCTATCGTGGCACAGCGCGCCAACGAGAGAGGAGTACCGTCATGTTGA
- a CDS encoding nucleoside hydrolase, whose translation MATPLPLLLDTDVGTDVDDAIGIGFLLASPEIDLRAITTVSGDVSLRGRIAKKLLTLARRSAVPVAAGIRDPILRQRRFLWLGHEGQRIVAPEETLQLAPAHAVDLLIETLLREPMQVAAIGPLSNLAVAIMKEPAVITSIRHLTIMGGSLGHHPQVPLLEYNLASDPEAALVVLNLGISTTLVPLDVTWKVFFTTGHLDRLRRAGSAFVQTLCDAIEVWAPIQRAFSESAPTFQRDAVAFLHDPLTLAILVDRSLVTFERLRLRPAIVDGIFRLIEEHSAPEFEVAVTVDAPRCVEFLVQRLLQLP comes from the coding sequence ATGGCGACCCCACTTCCACTTCTCCTCGATACCGACGTCGGCACCGACGTTGACGACGCCATTGGCATCGGTTTCTTGCTCGCCTCGCCCGAAATCGATCTCCGGGCAATCACTACCGTGTCAGGCGACGTGTCCCTCCGCGGCAGAATCGCCAAGAAGCTCCTCACCCTGGCGCGCCGTTCGGCCGTGCCGGTGGCTGCCGGCATCCGCGACCCGATCTTGCGGCAGCGGCGTTTTCTCTGGCTGGGACATGAGGGGCAACGCATCGTCGCGCCCGAAGAGACCCTCCAACTCGCTCCGGCACACGCCGTGGACCTGCTCATTGAAACGCTGTTGCGGGAGCCGATGCAGGTGGCGGCGATCGGACCGCTCTCGAACCTCGCCGTCGCCATCATGAAAGAGCCCGCGGTCATCACCTCCATCCGGCACCTGACCATCATGGGTGGTTCTCTCGGACACCACCCGCAGGTTCCGTTACTCGAGTACAACCTCGCCAGCGATCCTGAGGCCGCGCTGGTCGTCCTGAACCTCGGTATTTCCACCACCCTGGTGCCGCTGGACGTCACGTGGAAAGTATTCTTCACCACCGGACACCTCGACCGCCTCCGCCGCGCAGGCTCGGCGTTCGTACAGACCCTGTGTGACGCAATTGAGGTGTGGGCGCCGATACAGCGCGCCTTCTCCGAATCGGCACCGACATTCCAGCGCGACGCCGTCGCCTTTCTGCACGATCCGCTCACGCTCGCCATTCTCGTCGACCGGTCCTTGGTGACCTTCGAGCGCCTCCGGCTCCGGCCTGCGATTGTCGATGGCATCTTCCGCCTGATCGAGGAACACTCCGCGCCCGAGTTCGAGGTCGCCGTGACGGTGGACGCCCCTCGATGTGTGGAGTTCCTGGTGCAGCGGCTGCTGCAGCTCCCATAA